The sequence TACTTCGCCAAGGATCATCGGTGAGCGACACGTTCGAGTTCATCGACGCCGAGTACGCCGGAAGCCTTTCACGGAACATGACCGAGGCGCCGCCTATCGCGAAGATGTGCGTGTGGCTGGACGTTTCGCGATCCGGCTATTACGAGTGGCGGAGCCGGCCTGAGTCGGCGACCGCCCGCCGACGCGACGAACTCAAATCACGGATCCGCGATTCGTTCGAGGCGTCCGACGGCACCTACGGCTACCGGCGGGTACACGCCGACCTGGCCGACTGGGGTGTGGCCTGCGGGCCGGAGCTCGTGCGCGCTCTGATGCGGGATCTAGGGCTGGAGCCCTGCCAGCCGAGGCCCTGGCGGCACAGCCTCACCGAGGCCGGCGACCTGCCACACGCCATCCCGGATCTGGTCAACCGGAACTTCACCGCTGACGCACCGGGCGAGAAGATGATCGGGGATATCACCTACATTCCGACCTGGCAGGGGTGGCTTTTCCTGGCAACCGTCATCGACTGCCACACTCGGGAGGTCGTCGGGTGGGCGATGGACGATCATTACCGCGCGCCCCTCATCAACGCCGCGATCCACATGGCGGCCGACAACGGCCACGTCAAGCCGGAAGCCATATTTCATTCCGACCGCGGATCCAACTACACCTCCAGCGATTTCAGCGCAACTCTGAAGCGACTGCGGATCCGGCAATCTGTCGGCCGGACCGGGATCTGTTACGACAACGCCATGGCCGAGTCGTTCTTCGCGACCCTCAAGAAAGAACGTGTCCACCGAACCGCCTACCCGACTCGTGAACACGCCCGCAACGACATTGCCAGATACATCGAACTCCGATACAATTCCCGCAGACGCCACTCGAAACTCGGCTACAAGACCCCACACGAGGTTCGCACCGATTTCGAGGACCGGCAGCTCGCAGCATGAATTAGCCACAAACGAGCCTGTCCGGAAAACGCGGGGCACTCCAATCGCCGTACGCACCCTGATCGGCCTGGTCTGGAGCGGCAGCGACCACCACGGCACCGAACAAGTCCAAATCAACGCCGACGACCTCACCACCAACCGCAGGCGCCACCTCCCCTACGGCGAAGACCGCAGCGCCACCCAACCCACCTTCTCCGGCACCCGAGGATTCGTCGGCGGCACCCAAGACGACACCGGCCTCACCCACCTCGGCGCCCGCGAATACGACCCCACCCTCGGCCGATTCATCAGCATCGACCCCATCATGGACCTCGCAAACCCGCAACAGATGCACGGGTACGCGTATAGCAACAACTCCCCGGTTACCTACAGCGACCCCAGTGGCCTCTACTTCGAGGAGGGTAGCCACGGCGACGGCCAGCGTGGCTTTGTCACCGAGACTTTCTCTGGGAAGAGTAAGGTGAGGGTAAGCGGAAAGCCACTTGGGTTGAGCACGCGGCCGGAGCAACCCGCAGGCGGCACCAGCAAGCTGGTGCCCAACCCTGTTCCCCCGCTGCTGCGGCCTTTGGGCGCGCCGGACTTGGTCGAACCTTGGGCGCCGGCCCATCAGCCGGCTGTCCAACCTGCACCACCGGCTGGACAGACCACCCAGAGTACACCTAAGAAAAGTTGCAAAGCGTGGTCCTGGCTGTGCAGTACCGGGCAGTTCTTACTCGATAATCGGGGCGCGATCCTCAACGGAGCAGCCGTCGTAGCGATGGGCGCATGTATCGTTGCTACCGCTGGTGCCTGTGGTGCAGTGGCGATTGGTGCAGCAGCTGTCAGTATCGGATATCGTGGCTATGATTTTGTGCAAAGTGAGAGGACGGCAGCCGACCTAGGCAAGCTGGGCATCGGAGTCGTCACGGATGTGGCCCTGACGCGCATCCCGACCGCAAGGGTTCGCGTACCCGGGCGTAGTAAAAAATATTGGGGGGACTGGGATATTCCTCTTGGTCGAGTGGGGCAGAAGTTGACAGGCGCAACGAAGCTGCATTTATCGCCTGGACGAATGGAGCAGGCATACCCAGTAAGTCCTTATCGGGCCACTGGTGTAATCGCGGGGTGGTCGATCGGGACTAATCATGATCCGGCGACCAGTGCCTACAGCTATCTTGTTGAGCGGTAATGGAAGTGGCCACCGTGCTGACGTTTTTCATCGTTGCATCCTTCATCGTTGCAGGGCTTGGGGCGCTATTTCTGCTCGGCTATCCGTCGCGTTTTGAGTCCAGGATGGTCGATCGGAGTGATGCTGAACGTGCAGCGATGATTGAAGCCGACCGCCGCCACCACCATCTTGTTAACCGGGGGATGGCATTGGTTGTGTCGGTCATTTCTGGCGTTCTCGCGATAGTTATCTTCGCGGATTCGAGGAACGTGTCGAGTGGAGTCTTTATGGCGGCGGCGTCTGTGGCGAGTGCCTCCCTGTTCTTGCTGCTTGTCCGCCGTGATCGACTACGTCGAAGAAGGCGCGACGACGGATCTCCGGATTGATTGCTGCGGTTCCTGTATCCCTCGGTCGCGTGGCGCTTTGCCGCTGTCACCTCTTCCAAGGTATTGACCCGAAGGCCAAACATGTGATGGTCAGCCAGCGGCGTAGCGGACCTCTGGCTTGCCGAACAACGCTTTTACGACCTCGGGCTGGTTCTGGCGGCGGCGCAGATGCGCGGCGGCTGCTGCGGAAGTTCGGCGGGGGTGGTCGGGTTCGCTTGGGCCACATGCCGTTTGATGTCGCCGTTGAGCAGTTCCACGGGGTTGAGTTCGGGTGCGTAGCCGGGCAGAGAGTGCATCTCAATGCTCACGGCCCCGTCGTTCTGCCTTTCTGTCCGATTTAGGTGTGGTTCGCTAGATGCTGTAGACGGCGAAGACATCGGCGCGGTCGTGGAGGTCGCGGCGGGCGTGGGCGATGTTCGCGCGTCCTGCGAACCGGAAGGTACTCGCCGAAAGGTTACGGAAAGTGGCTGCGGCTCGGGGTGCGGTACCGGTTCTGAGCTGGGATGCGTCTTCTCGGAAGGTGACGTCCCTGACGTAGTGGAGTCGGTTTTCCACGGTCCAGTGTCGGCGGATGTAGTGGTTGAGATGTGCGGGTGGGGTCAGGTCGGCGGGCATGCTGGCGATGCCGTACACGATTTCCTTGCCGGTGCGCACGCCGTCTAGTACGGCAGCCGCCATTTGCTAGTTGAGCAGGGCATACTCTCGCCCGAGTCGGGTTCGTTGGTGGTGCCAGCGTGCTCGGGCTTGGTGGCGGCGTCGCCAGTTGCGCCAGTGGGTGTCGTGGTCGGCGGGTTTCGGCTGGTGCCAGGTTGTGGCGAGTGGGCGTGCGGTTTCGGGGATGGTCAGCGGGATCATGCCTGGTTCGGTGGGTGGCTGCTGGTCGGGTGTGTTCGGTGGCGGGGCTTGGGTGTCGGTGCGGGTGTTGAGGCGGGCGGCGGCGATCGCGCAGATGGCCAGGGCGGTCATTCCTGATGTCCAGGTGGAACAGCGATCCCGTGACATCGACCTGGACCGCGCGGGCGTCGGAAGCTACGCGGATACGGTGGCCGGTACGGCATCGAGCCCGTCATCACATCAGACCCTTGGGGGGTGACGTGTACGAGTTCCACGGTTGGTTTCGCCTCTCGGAGACCACCGAGGAGTCGGACGCAGGCCAACTCGACGCCAACATCGACGAGCTGAACGAGTTGGTGGCCGGGTTGGAATTCCCGACGAACGTCTCGGCGAAGGTGACCGTACTCAACGGGGAGTACTACCTGTTCCTGCATGGGGTGGCCAACCGACGACGGGACGAGGCGGTGGGGATGCGCCAGGTGCTCCAGTTCGTCGCCCGACGGCTGCCAGGGTCCTACGGCCTCCTCTACGAGAAGGACGAGGAAATGCCCGTCCCTCCCGGTCCGAACGCGTTCCGGGTGCACGTCATGGCGCGGGGTGAGATCACCGAACGTCTCGATCCGTTCCTGTCACCCATCCATCCCGTCATCGAGGACTGATCGCCGGACTGATCCGGGTGCGCCTGACCCATGGATCAGAAGCTCGGTGCTCCGTTGTCACCGTGCTGATCGGGCAGGGGTCCGTGTCAGCCCATGCTGAGCAGTGCTTCTGCGGCCGCCTGGCCCGGATCATGGTCGGGGGAACCGTCCTGGAGGCTGGTAATCGCTGTCCACCATGGTCAGTCAGTAGATCTTCGTCCCGGGTGACTGCGGAGCGGTGTGCGGGCGTGACCAGTGGGTCGGGCTCGGATGGCAGCAGTCGTACGACCGCAGCCGAGTCGTGGCGGTACGGGGTTCGGTCATCTGATTTGCCTTTCACACAGAGCCGACGAGATCGGGTTCGGCTGCCCGCCGGGTCGCCCGCTGCTCACCGGCAGGCACTGTGCGGCTCGACCGACTGCCATCCTCCCGGATGCTCGCCGCCGGCCCTGCGGACCCCTATGGGATGACGGAACGGGACCTCGAACGTGCACCCCCGCTGCGGCCGCTGCCAAGGTAGTGACGCGCAGCGCCCCCGGCAATGCAACCGACTGGCGCACTGTCATAGCCGATGTGCGGATGGTTGTGGTCGGCGCTCACGGTGACTCGTGCAGTGGCCATACCTCGACTACGCCGTGCGCGACGGCGCAGGGTGTCCGCGACACCATGTGGATGGCCTCGGCTAATGTCGCTGCCTCGATGATGGCGAATCCGGCCACCGGCAGTGCGGAGGACATGAACGGCCCGTCGGATGTGGTCACTTCGACACTATCATGGTTGCGGACCTGGACCGGCTGGCCCGCGATGCCCATGTCAGTTCCATCCTGGCGCAGTCGGGCGTCGTGCGCGTGCGCTGCGTCCCGGACGCTGGGGTCGACGCGGTCGTACTCCGCCTGGTCGCCGTATCCGATCGTCACGAACTTCGCCATAGCAGGCCCCTCTGGTGCGGTGTCAGGCTTTCGCCACAGAAACTGATTGCGTTTAACAACCAGAATGAGAGTACGTAGACTGATCCCGTAATGCAACCAGCTGGTGGAGGCTCAATGGTCAACGTCCATCGCTCCGGCTGCCCCATCAACCTGTCGCTCGAACTGCTCGGCGACAGGTGGAGCTTGCTGATCCTGCGGGACATGATCTTCGGCGACCTGCGGCATTTCCGGGAACTACTAACCGGATCCCAGGAGGGCATCGCCTCCAACATCCTCGCGAACCGGCTGAAGACGCTGGTCGAGCAAGGCATGCTGACCAAGGGGAACGACGCAACCCACAAACAGAAGGTCATCTATAGCTTGACCGAGCCGGCCATCGGACTGGTGCCCGTCATGGCCGAACTCGGCGCCTGGGGAACCCGGTGGCTGCCGGTCGACGATGAAATGTCTGCCCGTGCCCGAGCTCTGCGCGACGGCGGCCCGGAACTCTGCCACCGCTTCATGGCCGAACTCCGTGAGGAACACCTCGGAATCCCCGCGCGCACGGCGGCGGACGGCCACACCGTCCGTGAACTCCTTCAGATGGCCTACCTGTCCGTCACCACGGCAAGCAAGACGTGAACGACGCCCCAGCGGTCCACGGTCCCGCCACCCGTCGACGAATCCGGATCTGCCGCGAGGTTCGTGCTCCTCGGCAGGGTCCGGGCCACGGGTCCAGGCCTTGTGGGTGTGCGGAGAGCCAGTGCTGATGTCGGCTCCGCAGGGCGTCGCGGTCAGCGGTGGTGGGCAGGACGACGTCCATGCCACCGTCGTACGGGTGATAGAGCCAGCTCAGATCGACGTCACAGACAAGGACATTGCCGATGACGTCGTCGGCTACGTGGCGTAGCAGCGGGTCGAGGCAGCCGGACCCCAGGGTGTTTCGCTGGCATAGAGATGCATCCAGCTTTCGAAGCCCGGCTCGTCATCGACGCAGACACTCGTCCAATACACGCCGGACGGGTGTGCCTCGATGGTTTCAGCTGACCGGCCGGGTTCCTGCGGGTCGGGCTGGTCCGAATAGCCAGCGGTTATCACCAGCACGGCGGGGCCGGTCACCAACTCCGCCAAGACGGTGTTGTGTCGAGCCAGAACGATGCCGTACTCGACCTCGGTGTCGGGGTAACGCTTCGAGCCTGGCAAGGCGTGGAACCGCACCCACTGGTCCCGGATCTCCCGCACTTCATAGGGCAGCTTCGAGCATCCCGGCCACCGTTGCTCCCACAACGTCGACAGCCGGGTTGAATCGATCACGACGCCGATCATCGGCCAGTACCCGACATCCAGCAATATGGCACCCCGCTTATCCCGCCGAGCACTCGCCGCGGAAGGCGACGTCGGCACCGTGATCAGATACGCGCTCATGCCGCGTGGCGCGCTCGCCGTCGTTCGCCCGACTGCTTCCACCTGGGCGCTACTGTGAGTATTCGGCGTGCAGTTCGGCGTACGGCCGGCGGCGGTCAGGGTGGCGGCGGGTTCTGCCCATGCCGATCTCGGCGCAGCAGTGCGTGCCCCGGCGTGCGGGCACGATGCGCCGGACGCTCCTCGGCCAAAGCGCGAACCTGGTCGGCTTCCAACTCGAATGCCTCGCGGCTGCCGGTCAGCACCAACGTGTCGGCGGCGATGTCCCATCGAAGGTGATCGCGAAACTCCTGATGCCAGGCTCGTTGATGGTCGCCGATCGACCCTCGCCCCACTTGAGCGGCTGTCGGCGTCGGGTACGTCGGCAGTGCCGTACCGGCGACTACTGCGGAGGTACGATTCGTGACACCCTCAGCAGGGCAGTGGCATCGATCCGAAGTGGTGGACAGTGAACCTTTGGATGGCCGTCGTCTGGGGCTTGATCGGCAGCGCGGTCGCGGAGTCCCTCAACCTGTACGGCATGATGCGGCCCACCGTCGAGACCCGGGGCCGCTGGCAGTGGCCATGGCGGGACCGCCGGGACCGACCGATCGTCCTCTTCGCCGTCGCTCTCCGGATGATCGTCGGCACCGGTCTGGCCGCGGCGGCCTTCAGCGGCGGCGTGGCGACCACCGCGTTCAGCCTGTTCATTTTCGGCGTCGTCGGCCCGCTGATAATCGCGAAGCTCTTTGACCAGATACGGGTACTCGACAGCGCCACCCCTACCCCGTACGAGGCTGCTGCGTCCGCACGGCCCGGCGCGGCGTACGGCCTGACCGCCAGGCTCGAACCCGACGAGCGCCGGGTCGTCGAGGCGTTGTCGGACGGGGTCAGCTACGACGAGAGCCAGATCAGCAGCGCCACCCTGATGCCCCCGTCGCAGGTCTCCGCCGTGCTCGACCGGCTGGTCGACCGGCGCCTGCTGCGCACCGAGCCGGCTGCGCCGTCGGTTGCGGAAGAGCCGGTGAACCGGCGCTACCGACTGGAGTTGGCCCACCAGCCGGAGGAGGGGCAACCGTGACCGGCGGCCCGTGGCTTCCCCTCGGTGCGATCGGTGTCGCCGCCCTCGTCTCCATTTTGGCGCTGCCCGGCGCCCGGAAGAAGCGGCCCTCCTGGCGGGCCGGGCACTGGATCGCGCTGCGGGTGGGGATGGACGCGGCGTCCGCCTACGTGGTGTTCCGGCTGGGCGCCGAGTGGGTGCCCGGCGCCGACCCGCTGCCGCTGATGCTGGTCGCCGGCCTGTCCGGTCCGGCGATCCTGCGTACCCAGGTCTCCTTCCTCACCAACAGCCACCAGCTCAAGCACTACGGTCCGGCGACCATGTACGGCTGGATGCAGCGCAACCTGGACAACCGGATCGACGAAATCAGCTCCGCCGAACAGTCCCGCTGGGTCAGCCGGGCCCTGCCGGTAATCGAGCGGCTCGGCATCGACACCATCCGTACCCAGGTGGAGTCCTACCTGCGTGGCCTGGACAAGCTCAGCCGGGAACAGCTCAACCGCGAACTGCTCTATCTCCGGCAGGTGGCGGAGGACCCCACCGACCACTCGACCAAGTGCCGCTCCATTGTGCAGCGCCTGCTCGACCGGGGTGACCACACCATGCTGCGCAGCCTGGAGAAGGAGGGTGGCCGGCTGGCCGCCGTACCCGCCAGCAAACCCGTCCAGGCCCCTTGAGCGGGAGTAACCAGGAAAGATCAACCCAGGTCGGGTGGTTCGGCTGGGTCGGGGCTCCGCGACGGGGAGCGGCTCGTCGGGTCCAGCCGCCGGATCCTCTTGCCTGGCACTCGCGTCAGCGACCGGCCGGACGGTCTGTCACCCGCTGGTTGGCTGCAACAGGTGGTACTCGACGATCCGCAGCCGCTGCAGGACTATGGCTGCTTCCTTCCCGTGGATCCCTTTGCGGTGCCCTCGTCCCCGGGCGGTTAGCGGCAACGCTTGCCAGGCGCCCCAGATAACTGAACGAGCGCGGCGGCATGCGCACGCTCATGCGCCGATAGGGCGTCGCAAACGCTGTCACGTTGTTTGGGAGCTTCGAGGTCGTGGCGGGTGAGGGCGGCGTGGAGTTGTAGCGCCTCGGCTGCCAGGTTCTCCCGACCGCTTGCTCGTGGTCGATGGCGCAGACCACCGTCTCCACCTGGGCGCCGATCACCCGTAGCTGCCGGCACGACGCCAGGAGCGCGTCACGACGTCCTCGATCACCACGACCCGCCGGCTGTCCACGGAACCCGCCCTCAGCGGCCTTGCCGGGCCGTCGGCCTTGGCCCGCTTGCGCACGAAGGCCGTGGGCAACCCGAGACCGACAACCCGATGAGTCGGGCTGGGGCTTCGAGTTCACTTTCCGGGCCGTCCGGATACCCGGCACGGGCGTTTCAAGATCATGGCGTGGGTCCGAGGATGGCGAAGGGCCTGGTCATGTTGCGGCTGGCCCAGCGGGTGGCTTCGGTGATATCGCAGCGTCCGGCCAGGCGTAGGGCATTGATGGCCAGGTTGCGCATGGAGGCCAGGACGCGGGGTCCGTTGCGGGTACGGACTTTGCTGGCGTCTTCGCGGTGGCAGGTGTCTCTGATCCAGTGCAGTGATTCGATGGCCGAGTGGCCCTGGTTGAAGGCGGCGATTCGGGCGGGCGTGGCGTGTTCGGGGGTATGGCTGGCCACGCCGAGTTGGGCGGTGGCGCGCAGGTGCCGGCCGCTGGTGTCGGTGACGTAACGTTCGATCAGCCAAACCTGGTTGACGTGCGGGAACGGCAGGTCGGCCGGGGCGGGCAGCACCCGGATGGTGCGCCGAGTGGTCCGTCCGTGGCCGATATCGGTGCGGCTGGCCGCGATCGGACGCGCGGCCAGGGCAGCATGTTGAGAGCGTCGAACAGGGCCTGCCGGTTCTCCGTGACCGGGAACACGAACTGGCCACCGCGGGAGTGGATGAGCTCAGCGGTGGCCTTGACGGTGTGTAACGCGTCCGCGGTGACGGTCCTGCCGTCGAGGTCGAGGGTTTCCAGCAGGTCACGGGCGCAGGCCGGTTCGTTGGTCTTGGCCCCGGCGACGTGGACCTGGCCGATCACCACCGCAGGTGTACCGGGCTCGACGCCGCCGGCCAATGCCGCGAGCAGGTGCAGCTGCTGCCCGTCGGCGTCGACGGCGCCGCAGACCGTCTTGCCGTCCAGGCGGACCAGATCCGCGGGTTCGGGCTCCGGTGCCACAGCGTCGCCGGGCGGGGCCTCACCCTGCCGATCGCGGCCTGATCGGCGCGCCGTCGTCCACGCCCCGATCGCGGTGTCCAGGGCCTGCGGATCGGTATCGGTGCACACCCGCCACAGCGTCGACCGTGACGGCCGACCGGCCGGCAACACACCGGCCCGAAGATACAAGTCAGTCAACGCCGGTTGTGGCACGTCGGCCACCCAGCCCGCCATCGCCGTGTACCCGGTCATCCCCGCCACCGTCACCGCCGCGACCAGCACCAACACCACCACCGCCGGATGATCCCGGCCCTGCGACGACCGGCCGTCCGACACCCCGGGCCAGCAACTCCAGCAGGTCAGCGCACGCCTCAGCTACCGGGACACCCGCAACCGACGCAACATCAGCGTCGGACATGACACACTGCACCACGACGAAGCTCCGTCAAGACAAGATCCGTGAGAAGACCTCGTCCTACCGGAGCTTCGTCCCCACCCCGCCACGCGACACGCCACCGTGGCCAGACCGCGATCCGACACTCACACCACCCTCATGATCTTGAAACGGCCATGCGACAGGGGGAGAGCACGCACGATCGGCGGCAGATCAGGGCGTTTGCGGACCCGCCAAAACGGTTTCGCTGGCCATGCTCCCGGTTCAGTCCTGCTCTGGTCGAAGAGCAACCCAGCCGAGGCCATGTCCCACGAGGACAACAGCCACTCACCGACCGGCAGGGCAGACGACGTGAGCGACATCGAGTGATTCCAGATGCGGCGACGAGGACGACGGCATCCCTTTGCAAATGCGTAAGTAAGCGCTAACGTATCCGAGTGGCCGACGCCCTCTCCGCAGCAGCCGAGCCGACCCGGCGACGCCTTCTTCAGCTGCTGGCGACAGGTCCGCGGACAGTCAACGAGCTGGCCGAGCACTTCACGGTGACCCGACCGGCGATCTCCCAACACCTCGCGGTGCTGGCTGACGCCGGGCTCGTGACCGCCCGCAAGGACGGTCGGCAACGCCTCTACAGCGTCGTCCCCGCCGGCATCGCTCAACTGCGGGCCGAGATCGACCGCTTCTGGAGCACCGAGCTCGACCTCTTGGTGCACGACGCCGCCAAGAGAGCCACCACGCAACCCAAGGAGCATCGCTAATGATCGTCG is a genomic window of Micromonospora tarapacensis containing:
- a CDS encoding ArsR/SmtB family transcription factor; this translates as MADALSAAAEPTRRRLLQLLATGPRTVNELAEHFTVTRPAISQHLAVLADAGLVTARKDGRQRLYSVVPAGIAQLRAEIDRFWSTELDLLVHDAAKRATTQPKEHR
- a CDS encoding IS3 family transposase (programmed frameshift), with amino-acid sequence MARAKRKFSPEFRDEAVRLVIETSRPIAAVAREIGVGEGTLGNWVAVYRREHAGEEPALNISERERLRQLEREARELRMENEFLKKAGRVLRQGSSVSDTFEFIDAEYAGSLSRNMTEAPPIAKMCVWLDVSRSGYYEWRSRPESATARRRDELKSRIRDSFEASDGTYGYRRVHADLADWGVACGPELVRALMRDLGLEPCQPRPWRHSLTEAGDLPHAIPDLVNRNFTADAPGEKMIGDITYIPTWQGWLFLATVIDCHTREVVGWAMDDHYRAPLINAAIHMAADNGHVKPEAIFHSDRGSNYTSSDFSATLKRLRIRQSVGRTGICYDNAMAESFFATLKKERVHRTAYPTREHARNDIARYIELRYNSRRRHSKLGYKTPHEVRTDFEDRQLAA
- a CDS encoding RHS repeat-associated core domain-containing protein, with amino-acid sequence MPDTSNSDTIPADATRNSATRPHTRFAPISRTGSSQHELATNEPVRKTRGTPIAVRTLIGLVWSGSDHHGTEQVQINADDLTTNRRRHLPYGEDRSATQPTFSGTRGFVGGTQDDTGLTHLGAREYDPTLGRFISIDPIMDLANPQQMHGYAYSNNSPVTYSDPSGLYFEEGSHGDGQRGFVTETFSGKSKVRVSGKPLGLSTRPEQPAGGTSKLVPNPVPPLLRPLGAPDLVEPWAPAHQPAVQPAPPAGQTTQSTPKKSCKAWSWLCSTGQFLLDNRGAILNGAAVVAMGACIVATAGACGAVAIGAAAVSIGYRGYDFVQSERTAADLGKLGIGVVTDVALTRIPTARVRVPGRSKKYWGDWDIPLGRVGQKLTGATKLHLSPGRMEQAYPVSPYRATGVIAGWSIGTNHDPATSAYSYLVER
- a CDS encoding Imm7 family immunity protein; this translates as MGGDVYEFHGWFRLSETTEESDAGQLDANIDELNELVAGLEFPTNVSAKVTVLNGEYYLFLHGVANRRRDEAVGMRQVLQFVARRLPGSYGLLYEKDEEMPVPPGPNAFRVHVMARGEITERLDPFLSPIHPVIED
- a CDS encoding YciI family protein, which encodes MAKFVTIGYGDQAEYDRVDPSVRDAAHAHDARLRQDGTDMGIAGQPVQVRNHDSVEVTTSDGPFMSSALPVAGFAIIEAATLAEAIHMVSRTPCAVAHGVVEVWPLHESP
- a CDS encoding winged helix-turn-helix transcriptional regulator; translated protein: MVNVHRSGCPINLSLELLGDRWSLLILRDMIFGDLRHFRELLTGSQEGIASNILANRLKTLVEQGMLTKGNDATHKQKVIYSLTEPAIGLVPVMAELGAWGTRWLPVDDEMSARARALRDGGPELCHRFMAELREEHLGIPARTAADGHTVRELLQMAYLSVTTASKT
- a CDS encoding transposase translates to MRTGKEIVYGIASMPADLTPPAHLNHYIRRHWTVENRLHYVRDVTFREDASQLRTGTAPRAAATFRNLSASTFRFAGRANIAHARRDLHDRADVFAVYSI
- a CDS encoding ISAs1 family transposase, which translates into the protein MSDGRSSQGRDHPAVVVLVLVAAVTVAGMTGYTAMAGWVADVPQPALTDLYLRAGVLPAGRPSRSTLWRVCTDTDPQALDTAIGAWTTARRSGRDRQGEAPPGDAVAPEPEPADLVRLDGKTVCGAVDADGQQLHLLAALAGGVEPGTPAVVIGQVHVAGAKTNEPACARDLLETLDLDGRTVTADALHTVKATAELIHSRGGQFVFPVTENRQALFDALNMLPWPRVRSRPAAPISATDGPLGAPSGCCPPRPTCRSRTSTRFG
- a CDS encoding transposase, translated to MSIEMHSLPGYAPELNPVELLNGDIKRHVAQANPTTPAELPQQPPRICAAARTSPRS